TCTGATATTCTAACCTTACGATGGAAGCAGATACTTGGTGTTTCAGAGTTTACTATAACCGAACGTAAGACAGCTAAGCAGCGAACTATACGCCTTAACAAAGAACTGCAATTGCATATTAAAGACTGTTACGAGCATATCAATCCTCTTGGCATTGCAGCTCCTGTCCTTGTTAGTCAGAAAGGTACAGTTTTCACCGTGCAACGCATCAACGTAATACTCAAAGAACTCAAACAGAGGTACAGACTGAAAATAAAACATTTCAGCTGCCATAGTTTGAGAAAAACATTTGGAAGACAAGTTTATAACATGAATAGTGACAATGCAGAACTGGCACTGATCAAGCTAATGGAGCTTTTCAACCATTCATCTGTAGCTATTACCAAACGGTATCTTGGATTACGTAAGGAAGAAATCTTGGAAACCTACGACTGTCTTACATTCTAAGCAATGACTTTTTTCAGAGAATAATTCTTTTATACACCCCATACTAAAAATGTCATCATATGCTGAATAACAAACAAAAAACACCCTTAAAATAGAAAAATCACTCTGTTATACAAACTTTTTGCAAGAAAGAAACATTTAATAAGAAAATTTATCTATCTTTGCAGTGAACTTCCAGTACGTCTGTGTGTAGATGTGCGTTATAAAGAGTTCAACTTTTAAAAGAGCGTTTTGATATTATCCTGTTGAGAAATCTGGACAATTTCTGTAACTGGGGATAGTGGCAATAACGCTCACGCATGGGATTATTGTACCCTTAACTAAGGGAATAATATACCTCAATGCGTGGGCTATTGTTTATTATTCAGTTACAGGCAGTCCAGAGCCTCTCGACAATAATAACAATAGTTCCCACGCTTTTTCCATTTACCTAAATATTAACCGCTTACTTCTGGGAAACAGTGAGCACAAGATACAAAATTATGAAGTGGTTGACTACCATTATTGTTGTAGCTATCATTGCTGGAATCTTAGGTGCACTAAACTCCAAGGATGGAGAAAAAGGAGAAGGATTCTTTTCTGGTGCTCTTGCTGGAGGAATGGGCTGTGGTTATGTTATCTTCGAAATATTTTTAGTCGTAGGTGGATTGATACTTTTATTTAAACTCTTCGGCTTTTTATTTGGATAAACAAATACAACAATTTCCTGCTATGAAAAAAGGGATATTTAACTTACTATCTATGAGTATATTATTCTTTGCCAACCAAGGGTATGCTCAACAGATTAATTCACATTTACAAGCTAAATCCACCTTACAAAATCATGTCAGTTCCATTTTAAAAGAGAATATCAAAAAGATAGATGCTATTAATGGACAGATAATAATAATGGATTGTAAGTCTGGAGAGATTAAGGCAATGGTAAACTTGATGAATACTAAATCAGGAATCAAGCCAGCAATAAGACAATTGTCAGAACCAACTGCCTTAATGCGTACAGTTTCATTATTAGCAGTATTGGAACAAGGTAAGGTAAACCTGAATGACAGTATTGATACTAAAGCAGGAATGCTTGATATAAACGGCTATCTGCTAAAAGATTACAACTGGCTTAGAGGAGGAAATGGAAAGACAAGCGTACAGCAAGGCTTTTTGTTATCATCAAACATCGCTACATACTTAACAGTTAAGCAAGCATTTGGCAAGGAGTATGACAGGTTCTATAAAGCCATTACCAATATGGGCTATGGTTTACCACAAAATAGCTTCAAAGCAATCTTACCAAATCCCTACAATGATATTTCTCTTGCCAAGTTTGTAAATGGAAAGAATCAGCAGATATCACCTTTACAGATACTTACATTTTATAATGCCATAGCCAATAATGGTAAGATGGTAAAGCCCACTTTTCATAAGAAGGATACTACCATTATAAAAGAACAAATAGCAAGCAAGGAGAATATTGCCACTATCCAGCAATTACTTATACAAAAAAGACTTACTACCAAAGTCTTCTCTGATAAAATCCCCATTGTGGGAGAACAAGGAGTTGCCATTGTAAAGGAAGATGGAGATAACACAGTTTACTGCTTACAGTTCTGTGGCTACTATCCATCAGACAATCCACAATACAGCATCATCGTTTCTTTGAATAAGAAAGGATTATCAGCAAGTGGTGGAATGGCAGGAGAAATAACAAAACAAATAGTAGAAACAAACAACTTTTTTTGATAGTATGAATATCTATTTAATAAACCCTAAGTGGATTGATTCCACTAAATTTCATAGTTTTCTTGAGATATTAAAGGTAAAAACAATAATCAGTTTTATAAACGAGGAAGATTACACTAAAAATTTACTGCCCAAATATACAGCAATAAAAGTTCTTGATTTCGCTAAGACTCCATTAAGGATGTATGGTAATAACTTTGAGTATAACAAAAAAATAGTTGATAAGTTCTTACAACAGGCTGTATATGAGTTTATTAGCCCATTCTCCCAATTAGCGAAAGATACTAAAGGGAAGATTTCAATATGCAAAGTAAACGATGCATATAAGCAAAGCACATTTAATAACCCTATCTACAATATTGAAAAACTTAATGATCCTAATATGTTGATTCTTTATAATAGTTATAAAAATGAGCATCCTTTGTATCGTGCTGTAGCAAGATTCAAAAGATATGCTTTTAGCATACTTGACAAATATTGTCCACAATTTGATTATAAACATAGAATCGCATTCGTCAGTTTTGATGAGTTCTTATTTTCTAATAGTGTATTCTCTAATAGTGTAGGAAATTCAGATTATTTCTTCAGGACAAAGTATTATTCTATATATTCAGCAAATAAAATAGATGATTTATTCTGTCCAATGCTTGTTTATCTAAATCTGAAGGCAAATCAAACCCACTATAAAGAACAAACACTACAAGAACTTTTCTTGCGGGATGGTGCGAAACGAGCTATGGAGAAATTTGTTATTGAAAGCCGTGATGCAGAATTACTAAGCAAAAGTTGTAGTTATGATTGCGATGATTCTAACGATTGGGGACAAGAGGGTGAGTTAGAATATATATATGAGAATGGCGGAGATTGGATATTAGATTAACAAATAATATAAAATATATGAAAAAGATAGAAACGCAAGAAGGTGTTTACATCATTCAAGAGAGGGAACACTATGGCATCATCAACGAAAATAATACCATAATAATTCCTTGCATATATGAGTCTATAGAATATATTCCTACTGACAACATATATCTTATAAGATTAAATAAAAAGTATGGTGTTCTGAATACCAATTTTAAGACTATAGTTCCACCTGTTTACTCTGGATTATACCTATGGGGGAAAAAGTTTATTGCAATCATTGCTGGTGGACTTTCTGAAAACTTCAACTGGCTTTGGATTTATCAAAAAAGAAAAAGTCACAACGCTTTTTATAATCCTAAATATTCACTGTTAGATAAAGATGGACAAGAAATCTTCCATCCACGCTATGACACAATTACACCTGTTGACGAATCATTTGCTACAGTAACACTTGGAGATTATATTGGCTTGATAAATAGTTGTGGAATAGAAATTATCCCTCCTATATATGATATGGAGAAAGATTCTATGATAGAAAAAATAGCAAATGGAATCGAAGAACTAAAGGGTCGAATTCATAATAAAAGCAATAGATATTATCGCTGGGAACTTACCGATGGAAAAATAAGAGAAAAGAGAATATTTTGTTTTTCCCAAGGGAATACTTTATACGTCATGGATGAAGAAGGCACTGTTTTTGGTAGTCAACAATACTTAATCATCCCAAGGTTTGATAAGACTGATAGTATTTGTAATAAAGACATCATAAATTTGTTAAGTAACAATGATACAGAAAAAATACGCAAACAGGATTTTGATTTTAGCAACATAGAACTATTCCGATAAGGATCTCCCAATTAAGAGGGTTATTTGCACCATTTGAGCAATCATTTGGTGCTTTTTATTTTATTCTCTTGCAACTCTCAAAAGAAAAGATTATATTTGCAATATAAACGAAAAAAAGGAGGACTAGTAATGAGTACAAATAACACCACAACAAGCACATCCTCTTTGGAAATCTCAAAGTGGTATCTTGCTTTAACTCACTCATGAAGAGCTCATAACCTACAAATATGTACTTGAAGCCAATAAGCAACAGCGTGTCAAAAATATGATAATGTTGATAAATTATTTGCTTCCTTATAATGGAATATAGGTTTAACACAATTCTAGTTTTGCCAACCTATTATTTCAACATAAAAGGAAATAAGGTAACACAAATATTGTTGGGAATGTTTTAATATAAACCTTTAGAGAAAAATGTCTAAGCAAAGAGTTTCAATTACAGATAATAGTATCAAAAATGGAGTGACGAATGATGCTAAAAAAGCTATATGTGAATTTATATGGAATGGTTTTGATGCAAAAGCTATTCATATTAATATTGAATACCAATCCACCGAATTAGGTGCAATAACTCATCTCTATATAATAGATGATGGCGAAGGAATAAATCGCAGTCAACTGAATGAGACATTTGGAAAATATCAAGACTCAATTAAAAAGCGTTCTTTCCAATGGAGTTCACAAGTAAAAGGACATAAAGGAAAGGGAAGATATGCTTTCAACTGTTTTGCAACTCGTGCTGATTGGACAAGTATTTATAGTGATGGTAAGAATTTGATTAAACACACAATATCAATCAATGCTGGAGACAATCATCATTTTAATGATCATAGCGACTCAGATAAAAATTATATTGTTCATAATGAAAAAACAGGAACCATTGTTTCATTTGCAAATGTTTCATTAAACCAATCCTTTTTTGAGTCAAAAGAATTTGTTGATTATCTAAAAAAAGAATATGCCGTTTTCCTAAAATTGAATGGAAACAAAGGTAAATCTATCATCATAAACGGTAAAGAATTAGATTATAATACAATTATTGCAGATACGGATAATAAGGAAATACAAATTAAGGATGAAACAAATAATAAAAACTATCATTTTGAATTAACTTTTATACGTTGGAAAGAAAAAATAAAAGAGAATTATAGTTATTATTTTCTAGATAATGGGCAGATTGAGCGCTTCGAAAAAACAACATCCCTTAATAGAAAAGATGTTGGTTTTCATCATAGTGTCTATATAATTTCATCGTATTTTGATGAATTTCATCCAACTTCGAGAAAAAGCCAAGATATAGATGAGGAATACTCACAACAGGAAATTACCTTTGATGAAACAAAATTTTCTAAGTCAGAAAAAGATAAAGTTTTTAAGCAGTTAATTAAAATAGCTGGTGTTTGGCTAAATGAAAAACAGAAAGAATATATTTCGTTAGTAGCAGGTGAGGAACTATGGCATAGATTTGAAAAGAAAGGGATTGTTGCTTATCCAAAAAATGAATATGAGCTTCCTCTCTATTTAGAATTAAAGAATACGGTAACAGGAATTTACTCTGTCCAACCAAAAATATTCGAAAATATTAGAGAGAAGCCAGCTAAAACACTGGTAGGCTGTTTAAAACTATTGTTACAGACAGATAAACGCGAAGATTTGATTTCTATAATAGATAGTGTTGTTAAAATGTCCGATGATGAGCGACATAAGTTAGCAGGTATTCTCAAAGTAACAGAGTTGTCGCATATTACTAGTACAATTGGACTCTTAGAAGATCGATTAAAAACAGTGTCTGCATTAAAAGCTATGCTTTTTGACAAAAGACTAAAGGCTTATGAAGTTAAAGATATTCAAAAGATAGTTTCGAGTGCCTTCTGGTTATTCGGTGAACAATACAATATAGTTACGGAAGCAGAGCCAGATTTTCAGCAGGCTTTAGAGGCATATTTAAATGCATTACACAATACTACAGCTGGCGTTGGAAAAAGTAAAGTTAGTGTGGATAAAATGCGTAGTCCAGATGTAAATAAAGAAATGGATATATTTGCTTTCCGCCAAACAAGAAACAGTAATACGGTAGAAAATATCATTATAGAATTGAAGAGACCATCAGTAAAACTAGGGGAGCTTGAATTGAGCCAAATAAAAACTTATATGAGGACTATATATCAAGAGCCACAGTTTTGTTCTGCAAGTGCAAAATGGACGTTCATTCTCGTAGGAAATGAATTAGATAATAGCGGAAGCATTGAAACAGAATACGATTCTAACAAGACATGGGGGAAGAGGGATTTAGTTTTACATGTTGATAAAAACTCTCAAAGATATGAGATTTTCGTTAAAACATGGAGCACTATTTTCGATGACTTTGAAATAAGACATGATTTTCTATTAAGGAGGTTAAATTTTCGACGTCAGGAACTGTCTGCACAATACTCTAATAAAGAAGATTTGCACAACATCGTAGATTCTGCCAAGGAGAAATAAAAAGACAACATCCTATGAATAAAATCATTTAGTGCTTTTTCGTTGATGACATTTTTACTCTGAAAATTATTATATATACCCAAATGTAAAAATGTCACTCCAAACGAGAAATTCTGATTTTAAGTACACTTTTACTCGATTTTTCAGAAAAGTGCGAAGCAGTTTGGATTTACAGAATAAGATACCTATATTTGTTTTAGATATTCAGGTAATCCCAACGATATAAAGGAAATATGGAGGTGCAACAATGTACCTCTTTATTTATTGCTTGAAGTGTCGATTTTTTATTTATAAGCCACTACAGATAAAATTGAAGTACAGATATACCTAATGAAAGAAAAACACATTACCAATGAGAGCCGTATGGGAATTGCCAATGAGAGCAATAGATACTACTAATAAAAAACTATTACTCATACAGCTCAAATCTTTCAGATTTTCGCTTATCTAAACTTATTGATTTAACAATGGAACATGATTATAAAAGTAACAACAGGAGAACAATTTGAAACCCGAAAAGAAGCCAAAGAACGTGTTGGAGGCAAATGGGCATTTGAGAGATTAGTAAAAAACGGAGAGATAAGATTTATAAAGGATGGTAATAACATAGCAAGCGATGGATTACACTACCCTAAGCAAGGAAATCGGAGCTTGTCTTAATCCACTGCAAGCATACATATACTTGGGATTATGCCTACATACAGATTTTAAGAATGATATTTCAAATATTAACCAA
The nucleotide sequence above comes from Prevotella melaninogenica ATCC 25845. Encoded proteins:
- a CDS encoding penicillin-binding transpeptidase domain-containing protein, whose translation is MKKGIFNLLSMSILFFANQGYAQQINSHLQAKSTLQNHVSSILKENIKKIDAINGQIIIMDCKSGEIKAMVNLMNTKSGIKPAIRQLSEPTALMRTVSLLAVLEQGKVNLNDSIDTKAGMLDINGYLLKDYNWLRGGNGKTSVQQGFLLSSNIATYLTVKQAFGKEYDRFYKAITNMGYGLPQNSFKAILPNPYNDISLAKFVNGKNQQISPLQILTFYNAIANNGKMVKPTFHKKDTTIIKEQIASKENIATIQQLLIQKRLTTKVFSDKIPIVGEQGVAIVKEDGDNTVYCLQFCGYYPSDNPQYSIIVSLNKKGLSASGGMAGEITKQIVETNNFF
- a CDS encoding WG repeat-containing protein, yielding MKKIETQEGVYIIQEREHYGIINENNTIIIPCIYESIEYIPTDNIYLIRLNKKYGVLNTNFKTIVPPVYSGLYLWGKKFIAIIAGGLSENFNWLWIYQKRKSHNAFYNPKYSLLDKDGQEIFHPRYDTITPVDESFATVTLGDYIGLINSCGIEIIPPIYDMEKDSMIEKIANGIEELKGRIHNKSNRYYRWELTDGKIREKRIFCFSQGNTLYVMDEEGTVFGSQQYLIIPRFDKTDSICNKDIINLLSNNDTEKIRKQDFDFSNIELFR
- a CDS encoding tyrosine-type recombinase/integrase, with the protein product MSLKYSNTTADYLEWSEAMNLIRRLTKDKNYKISLLIAIGCFTGLRISDILTLRWKQILGVSEFTITERKTAKQRTIRLNKELQLHIKDCYEHINPLGIAAPVLVSQKGTVFTVQRINVILKELKQRYRLKIKHFSCHSLRKTFGRQVYNMNSDNAELALIKLMELFNHSSVAITKRYLGLRKEEILETYDCLTF
- a CDS encoding ATP-binding protein; translation: MSKQRVSITDNSIKNGVTNDAKKAICEFIWNGFDAKAIHINIEYQSTELGAITHLYIIDDGEGINRSQLNETFGKYQDSIKKRSFQWSSQVKGHKGKGRYAFNCFATRADWTSIYSDGKNLIKHTISINAGDNHHFNDHSDSDKNYIVHNEKTGTIVSFANVSLNQSFFESKEFVDYLKKEYAVFLKLNGNKGKSIIINGKELDYNTIIADTDNKEIQIKDETNNKNYHFELTFIRWKEKIKENYSYYFLDNGQIERFEKTTSLNRKDVGFHHSVYIISSYFDEFHPTSRKSQDIDEEYSQQEITFDETKFSKSEKDKVFKQLIKIAGVWLNEKQKEYISLVAGEELWHRFEKKGIVAYPKNEYELPLYLELKNTVTGIYSVQPKIFENIREKPAKTLVGCLKLLLQTDKREDLISIIDSVVKMSDDERHKLAGILKVTELSHITSTIGLLEDRLKTVSALKAMLFDKRLKAYEVKDIQKIVSSAFWLFGEQYNIVTEAEPDFQQALEAYLNALHNTTAGVGKSKVSVDKMRSPDVNKEMDIFAFRQTRNSNTVENIIIELKRPSVKLGELELSQIKTYMRTIYQEPQFCSASAKWTFILVGNELDNSGSIETEYDSNKTWGKRDLVLHVDKNSQRYEIFVKTWSTIFDDFEIRHDFLLRRLNFRRQELSAQYSNKEDLHNIVDSAKEK